In a single window of the Gemmatimonadaceae bacterium genome:
- a CDS encoding diguanylate cyclase — translation MSAPLPTSPELEALLDQGRLAELRGQDQVARDLYERALHSLAAGTPAWTIARLLLGVGRTHMATRNAGAALDCVEAVLALPQEHGMDVAIAEALELRGRVRWREGMIAAAGEDFTDARQRARLAGRPALAALAATHLGDLALLRGDISGAISLAELALSEYRTAGDEALAGLTAARLATLYADAKRWNAAEQAFADAAASATQRRDDHLLALLEIARAEMALDRANVERASASADRALEIARRLDDPQLSARAVIVAGVVARELGDHARADRMLEQGDRQAQELDDLLLMAEIARERADLHARSERHVDALAALNRAYRALAQLRVRGADGDATRRLRRLDEGFIDVVRRWAQRIESKDHATAGHCDRVADVTCEIARRMGVESHALVWYRVGAYLHDIGKLEVPPSILNKQGRLTAEEWAVVKRHPAAGAAMLRGVDFPWEVRPIVESHHECWDGSGYPHGLAGEEIPLAARIFTVADVYDALVSRRSFKAPLSHHEALEVMRRDVGRQFDPAVFKVFDEVVREGIAIPGVTSAAALPARAETREPPLLDDALTSVPDRVSWTQRATRLLAARPGQAHTTSLLLIDIDHLSRVNATYGRLQGDDLLWAVAKVLQRGMRSGDLIGRRGSDEFVILLPATPPELALEIAERLREACARLRCARRDASDEEIAISVSVAVATTPQDGETIESLLAATDRALYRAKRDGRDRVVVADQADAHAARARLDFDAFVAREDEIRSLVSQLDLASRGDARLVSLVGEEGIGKTALVRHLEPEIRLRAGTMITAQCLDGDQGTPYAPWTDVIGRLHALGMLALKEWRALPQLIPDIPPPPEGDDWALTPSLLQEELVRAVRRVARERLLVIVFEDMQWADNASWGVLDALLGALDTERLFIVVTLRPDEARGAADWRRRLTQRSRASQMSLRRFSAEELRRWTQVVFRDADPGDEFPRILYEYTEGIPLSVVQVLRAFAEAGGIWYGGTRWEWRPLTGGAIPPAIAFILERRLQRLSPAARAILTTAAVLGAPFDLELLLATANVPEQQVTAALDEAEGAGVVARDATADANSDAHWRFTHTLLAEAITRDVPERKRQRIHEVAARLLELRTPSAVESIAAHYHAAGLDTEAYRYALAAAERAASGFAHDAALSALQVAQRHAPSARNLAELRVRLATTAFESGRYATAETWCDLALEWMSGEPGLDDSVAARSLRERIRVHRGKPPLRAIEALRTLLLESPDADSTTRAGVQLAAARLAASVCDWHLTATLARKAIDSAGIRGSLAQRAEAHRLLALGRYDHAPAEAFASAREAIADGTATGDRAVTALARLTLGELYLRAGHLPHAEESLGEALDAARGAHAAPLAAGVSRALGELRLRQGNFGEAVQWLGDAERIFTALGDASEQVRTTLAAAHIAREQDDRERAHTLYDAAASSARTLDVTWIELTALAGAALTNGGPDAPTTRARWERANELIASATPDWWFPGRELVDAVTLQMALGAGHSGAAFDQFARAIRRFDAVDPYAGAWLVAECADDLERAGLPAIAVTRRLASERARALAFGSLAGRLGESAG, via the coding sequence GTGTCCGCACCCCTCCCCACGTCGCCCGAACTCGAGGCGCTCCTCGACCAGGGGCGCCTCGCGGAGCTGCGCGGGCAGGACCAGGTGGCGCGCGACCTGTACGAGCGGGCGCTGCACTCGCTCGCCGCCGGCACCCCGGCGTGGACGATCGCCCGCCTCCTGCTGGGGGTGGGGCGAACGCACATGGCCACGCGCAACGCCGGCGCCGCCCTCGATTGCGTGGAGGCGGTCCTCGCCCTCCCCCAGGAGCATGGGATGGACGTCGCCATCGCCGAGGCGCTGGAGCTGCGCGGTCGCGTCCGATGGCGTGAGGGGATGATTGCCGCCGCCGGTGAGGACTTCACCGATGCGCGCCAGCGCGCCCGCCTCGCCGGACGCCCCGCGCTCGCGGCCCTGGCGGCTACACACCTGGGCGACCTCGCCCTCCTGCGCGGCGACATTTCGGGGGCGATCTCGCTGGCCGAGCTGGCACTCAGCGAATACCGCACCGCTGGCGACGAGGCGCTGGCCGGGCTCACCGCGGCCCGTCTCGCCACGCTGTACGCGGACGCCAAGCGGTGGAATGCCGCCGAACAGGCCTTCGCCGACGCCGCGGCCTCGGCCACGCAGCGCCGCGACGACCACCTACTGGCGCTGCTCGAGATCGCGCGCGCCGAGATGGCGCTCGACCGCGCCAACGTGGAGCGCGCCTCCGCCTCGGCCGATCGCGCCCTCGAGATCGCGCGGCGGCTCGATGACCCGCAGCTCTCGGCGCGCGCCGTGATCGTCGCCGGCGTGGTGGCGCGAGAACTCGGCGACCACGCGCGCGCCGACCGCATGCTCGAACAGGGCGACCGCCAGGCGCAAGAGCTGGACGACCTGCTGCTGATGGCCGAGATCGCGCGCGAGCGCGCCGACCTCCATGCGCGCAGCGAACGGCACGTCGACGCGCTGGCGGCGCTCAATCGCGCCTATCGCGCCCTGGCGCAGTTGCGGGTGCGCGGCGCCGATGGCGATGCCACACGTCGCCTGCGCCGGCTGGACGAGGGCTTCATCGACGTCGTGCGCCGCTGGGCCCAGCGCATCGAGTCGAAGGATCACGCCACCGCCGGGCACTGCGACCGTGTGGCCGACGTCACGTGCGAGATTGCCCGCCGCATGGGGGTCGAGTCGCATGCGCTCGTCTGGTACCGCGTGGGCGCCTACCTGCACGACATCGGGAAGCTCGAGGTCCCGCCGTCGATCCTCAACAAGCAGGGGCGCCTCACCGCGGAAGAGTGGGCCGTGGTCAAACGACACCCTGCAGCCGGCGCGGCAATGCTGCGCGGCGTCGACTTCCCGTGGGAAGTGCGCCCCATCGTCGAGTCGCACCACGAGTGCTGGGACGGCTCCGGCTACCCGCACGGGCTGGCCGGCGAGGAGATCCCGCTCGCGGCGCGCATCTTCACCGTCGCCGACGTCTACGACGCCCTCGTCTCGCGCCGCTCGTTCAAGGCGCCGCTGTCGCATCACGAGGCGCTGGAGGTCATGCGGCGCGACGTGGGGCGCCAGTTCGATCCCGCCGTCTTCAAGGTCTTCGACGAAGTGGTCCGCGAGGGAATCGCCATTCCCGGCGTCACCTCGGCGGCCGCTCTTCCTGCACGAGCCGAGACGCGCGAGCCGCCGCTCCTCGACGATGCGCTCACGTCGGTCCCCGACCGCGTCTCGTGGACGCAGCGCGCCACGCGCCTCCTGGCCGCGCGCCCGGGGCAGGCGCACACGACGTCGCTCCTCCTCATCGACATCGATCACCTGTCGCGCGTCAATGCGACGTACGGGCGGCTGCAAGGCGACGACCTGCTGTGGGCCGTGGCCAAGGTGCTGCAGCGCGGGATGCGCTCGGGCGACTTGATTGGGCGGCGAGGGAGCGACGAGTTCGTGATCCTCCTCCCCGCCACGCCGCCGGAGCTGGCGCTGGAGATTGCCGAGCGGCTGCGCGAGGCGTGCGCCCGCCTGCGCTGTGCGCGGCGCGACGCGTCGGACGAGGAGATCGCGATCTCGGTTTCGGTGGCGGTGGCCACCACGCCGCAGGATGGAGAGACGATCGAGTCGCTGCTGGCCGCCACCGACCGCGCGCTGTACCGCGCCAAGCGCGATGGGCGCGATCGCGTGGTGGTGGCCGACCAGGCCGATGCGCACGCCGCGCGGGCGCGCCTCGACTTCGACGCGTTTGTCGCGCGCGAGGACGAGATCCGGTCGCTGGTGAGCCAGCTCGACCTGGCCAGCCGCGGCGATGCGCGCCTGGTCTCGCTGGTGGGTGAGGAAGGGATCGGGAAGACGGCACTCGTCAGGCACCTGGAGCCCGAGATCCGGCTGCGCGCGGGGACGATGATCACGGCGCAGTGCCTCGACGGCGACCAGGGGACGCCGTACGCGCCGTGGACCGACGTCATCGGGCGGTTGCACGCGTTAGGCATGCTGGCGCTCAAGGAATGGCGCGCGCTGCCGCAGCTCATCCCCGACATCCCGCCGCCCCCCGAGGGCGACGACTGGGCGCTCACCCCCTCGCTGCTGCAGGAGGAGCTGGTGCGCGCGGTGCGGCGCGTGGCGCGCGAACGCCTGCTGGTGATCGTCTTCGAGGACATGCAGTGGGCCGACAACGCGAGCTGGGGGGTGCTGGACGCGCTGTTGGGGGCGCTCGACACGGAGCGCCTCTTCATCGTCGTCACGCTGCGCCCCGACGAGGCGCGCGGCGCCGCCGACTGGCGGCGACGCCTCACGCAGCGCTCGCGCGCCAGCCAGATGTCGCTGCGGCGGTTTAGTGCCGAGGAACTGCGGCGCTGGACGCAGGTGGTCTTCCGCGACGCCGACCCGGGCGACGAGTTCCCCCGCATCCTGTATGAGTACACGGAGGGGATTCCCCTGAGCGTGGTGCAGGTGCTGCGCGCCTTTGCCGAGGCGGGGGGGATCTGGTACGGCGGTACGCGCTGGGAGTGGCGCCCGCTCACCGGCGGCGCGATTCCCCCGGCCATTGCCTTCATCCTGGAGCGACGGCTGCAACGCCTGTCGCCCGCGGCGCGCGCGATCCTCACCACGGCGGCGGTCCTCGGCGCACCGTTCGACCTCGAGTTGCTCCTGGCGACGGCCAACGTTCCCGAGCAGCAGGTCACCGCGGCACTCGACGAGGCCGAGGGGGCCGGCGTCGTGGCGCGCGACGCTACGGCCGACGCCAACAGCGACGCCCACTGGCGCTTCACGCACACGCTCCTGGCCGAGGCCATCACCCGCGACGTCCCCGAGCGCAAGCGCCAGCGCATCCACGAGGTGGCGGCGCGGCTGCTGGAGCTGCGCACGCCGTCGGCCGTGGAGTCGATTGCCGCGCACTATCACGCGGCGGGGCTCGACACCGAGGCGTATCGCTATGCCCTGGCCGCCGCCGAGCGCGCCGCGAGCGGCTTTGCCCACGACGCGGCGCTGTCGGCGCTGCAGGTGGCGCAGCGCCATGCCCCGTCGGCGCGCAACCTGGCCGAGCTGCGTGTGCGGCTGGCGACCACCGCGTTCGAGTCGGGGCGTTACGCCACCGCCGAGACCTGGTGCGACCTGGCGCTGGAGTGGATGAGCGGCGAGCCGGGGCTCGACGACTCGGTGGCGGCGCGCAGCCTGCGCGAGCGCATTCGCGTGCACCGCGGCAAGCCGCCGCTGCGCGCCATCGAGGCGCTGCGCACCCTCCTCCTCGAGTCGCCCGACGCCGACTCCACCACGCGCGCCGGTGTGCAGCTGGCGGCGGCGCGCCTCGCCGCCAGCGTCTGCGACTGGCACCTGACGGCCACGCTGGCGCGCAAGGCGATCGACAGCGCGGGGATCCGCGGCTCGCTCGCCCAGCGCGCCGAAGCGCACCGCCTGCTGGCGCTGGGGCGCTACGACCACGCCCCGGCCGAGGCCTTCGCCTCGGCACGCGAGGCCATTGCCGACGGGACCGCGACCGGCGACCGCGCGGTGACCGCCCTGGCTCGGTTGACGTTAGGCGAGCTGTACCTCCGTGCCGGCCACCTGCCCCACGCCGAGGAATCGCTGGGCGAGGCGCTCGATGCCGCGCGCGGCGCGCACGCTGCCCCCTTGGCCGCCGGCGTCTCCCGCGCCCTGGGCGAGCTGCGGTTGCGCCAGGGCAACTTTGGCGAGGCCGTCCAGTGGCTGGGCGACGCCGAGCGCATCTTCACCGCGTTAGGCGACGCGTCGGAACAGGTGCGCACCACGCTCGCCGCGGCGCACATTGCCCGCGAACAGGACGATCGCGAGCGCGCGCACACCCTCTACGACGCGGCGGCCAGCTCGGCGCGCACGCTCGACGTGACCTGGATCGAGCTGACCGCGCTGGCCGGCGCCGCGCTCACCAATGGTGGCCCCGACGCCCCCACCACCCGCGCACGCTGGGAGCGCGCCAACGAACTCATTGCCAGCGCCACTCCCGACTGGTGGTTTCCCGGGCGCGAGCTGGTGGATGCGGTGACGTTGCAGATGGCGCTCGGCGCGGGTCACAGCGGTGCCGCCTTTGACCAGTTTGCCCGCGCCATCCGGCGCTTCGATGCCGTCGATCCCTACGCGGGGGCGTGGCTCGTGGCCGAGTGCGCCGACGACCTCGAGCGCGCCGGCCTTCCCGCCATCGCGGTTACGCGAAGGCTGGCATCGGAGCGGGCGCGGGCGTTGGCGTTCGGGTCACTGGCGGGGCGGTTGGGGGAGAGCGCGGGGTAG
- a CDS encoding TonB-dependent receptor gives MMHKSCRTLGRWYSGLGLAVAMLIASVPGSAWAQQGQGTIRGKVTNAASGSPLGNAQVFVANTQLGALTNADGTYSIAAVPAGTQVVRVRLIGYQPTEKSVSVSAGGSVTADFGLTQSAISLDEVVVTGTGGSARKREVGNSIGSVKVSEMPEVPSNLSNMLAGRMAGVNVGGATGNSGAGSAIRLRGSTSVALTNQPLIFIDGVRTRSDEYPRNGIFTGTTQRGANAYGSPLNDINPDDIERIEVVKGAAAATLYGTDAAAGVIQIFTKRGAQGAAKWNVQLNSGFSTLQKFGTDSAPLLFMDPFLRHSSTNMKGVKSERFGPENYAMRYGASAQVSGGQGENLKYLLSANADNTDGVLPNDRERKYQIRANLDFAPIKNVAVNWSSAYTNSLVNQTPAGNNAQGVTLNAFRRDRNYFGNASPDTIARVFQQQLDSYIDRAILGTTATWTPIARFSSRFTLGYDRAALENRNVRPFGFPAVPLGVIQNQRWANNTLSMDWVNNYELNIGNDLKITASGGTQYVNSLVGDVVAYSENFATPSPPTVASGGIKLADENRQRVVTGGAFTQALVGFKDRYFVTVGGRLDGNSAFGKDFGFQFYPKVSGSWVVSDEGFWDEKFGTLKLRAAYGQAGRAPGAFAAVRTYNQVGWGTATAVRPSNLGNAELGPERTTELELGFDESILQGRLGVDFTYFKATTTDALFSVRSIPTNGFLANTLRNVGEMEKSGIEMAVTGTIIERPKFGLTAGLNVSTNNSKVISLGGAPSFTVGNYGWVVEGKAAPVLRGKIIRNPDARGVAPDTSSNYDFGPAQPTRIIGGNFNLRTWRNITISARGEYQAGHYINEDASYQALSRSVLWPTCFDAYKNIAGGKPITVRETLTCIPANVRQDMFIFKADFFKVRDITVTVPLGKLVPGTASSSLVFSGQNIFRKNYGMPLFDPEMSGNDGFNATVRYISEHIPAPAVFLTSLRMSF, from the coding sequence GTGATGCACAAGAGTTGTCGAACGTTGGGTCGCTGGTACAGCGGCCTCGGGCTGGCGGTCGCGATGCTGATCGCGTCCGTTCCCGGGTCTGCGTGGGCACAGCAAGGGCAGGGGACCATTCGCGGCAAGGTGACGAACGCCGCGTCGGGTTCACCGCTCGGCAACGCCCAGGTCTTCGTGGCGAACACGCAGCTCGGGGCACTCACCAATGCCGACGGGACGTATTCCATCGCCGCGGTCCCCGCGGGGACGCAGGTGGTGCGCGTACGGTTGATTGGCTACCAGCCCACCGAGAAGTCGGTGTCGGTGAGCGCGGGCGGGTCGGTGACCGCCGACTTCGGCCTCACGCAGAGCGCCATCTCGCTCGACGAGGTCGTGGTGACGGGGACCGGCGGCTCGGCGCGCAAGCGCGAGGTGGGCAACTCCATCGGGTCGGTGAAGGTGTCGGAGATGCCCGAGGTGCCCAGCAACCTGTCGAACATGCTCGCCGGTCGCATGGCGGGGGTGAACGTCGGCGGCGCCACTGGGAACTCGGGAGCCGGCTCGGCGATCCGCCTGCGCGGGTCGACCTCGGTCGCGCTCACCAACCAGCCGCTGATCTTCATCGACGGGGTGCGTACGCGCTCGGATGAGTATCCGCGCAACGGCATCTTCACGGGGACGACGCAGCGCGGCGCCAACGCGTATGGCTCGCCGCTCAACGACATCAACCCCGACGACATCGAGCGCATCGAGGTGGTGAAGGGAGCGGCGGCGGCCACGCTCTACGGCACCGACGCGGCGGCGGGCGTGATCCAGATCTTCACCAAGCGTGGCGCGCAGGGCGCGGCCAAGTGGAACGTGCAGCTCAACTCGGGCTTCAGCACGCTGCAGAAGTTCGGCACCGACTCGGCGCCGCTCCTCTTCATGGATCCGTTCCTGCGTCACTCGTCAACCAACATGAAGGGGGTGAAGTCGGAGCGCTTCGGGCCGGAGAACTACGCCATGCGCTATGGCGCCTCGGCGCAGGTGTCGGGCGGGCAGGGGGAAAACCTCAAGTACCTCCTCTCGGCCAACGCCGACAACACCGACGGCGTGCTCCCCAACGACCGGGAGCGCAAGTACCAGATCCGCGCCAACCTCGACTTCGCCCCCATCAAGAACGTGGCGGTGAACTGGAGCAGCGCGTACACCAACTCGCTCGTCAACCAGACGCCCGCCGGCAACAACGCGCAGGGTGTCACGCTCAACGCGTTCCGTCGTGACCGCAACTACTTCGGCAACGCGAGCCCCGACACGATCGCCAGGGTCTTCCAGCAGCAACTGGACAGCTACATCGACCGTGCGATCCTCGGCACCACCGCGACGTGGACGCCAATTGCGCGCTTCTCGTCGCGCTTCACGCTCGGCTACGACCGCGCGGCGCTGGAGAACCGCAACGTGCGCCCGTTCGGCTTCCCGGCCGTCCCGTTAGGCGTGATCCAGAACCAGCGCTGGGCCAACAACACGCTGAGCATGGACTGGGTCAATAACTACGAGCTGAACATCGGCAACGACCTCAAGATCACGGCCTCGGGCGGGACGCAGTACGTGAACTCGCTGGTGGGTGACGTGGTGGCGTACTCGGAGAACTTCGCGACGCCGTCACCGCCCACGGTGGCGTCGGGCGGCATCAAGCTGGCTGACGAGAACCGCCAGCGTGTGGTGACCGGCGGCGCGTTCACGCAGGCGCTGGTCGGCTTCAAGGACCGGTACTTCGTGACGGTGGGCGGGCGCCTGGACGGCAACAGCGCCTTCGGCAAGGACTTCGGCTTCCAGTTCTACCCCAAGGTCTCGGGGTCGTGGGTCGTGTCGGACGAAGGTTTCTGGGATGAGAAGTTCGGCACGCTCAAGCTCCGCGCCGCCTACGGGCAGGCCGGGCGCGCGCCGGGCGCCTTTGCCGCGGTGCGCACCTACAACCAGGTGGGTTGGGGGACGGCGACCGCGGTGCGTCCCAGCAACCTGGGCAACGCAGAACTCGGCCCCGAGCGCACCACCGAGCTCGAACTCGGCTTCGACGAGAGCATCCTGCAGGGGCGCCTGGGCGTCGACTTCACGTACTTCAAGGCCACCACGACCGACGCGCTGTTCAGCGTGCGGTCCATCCCGACCAACGGCTTCCTCGCCAACACGCTGCGCAACGTTGGGGAGATGGAGAAGTCGGGGATCGAGATGGCCGTCACGGGGACGATCATCGAGCGTCCCAAGTTCGGCCTCACCGCCGGACTCAACGTAAGCACCAACAACTCCAAGGTCATCAGCCTTGGCGGTGCGCCGTCGTTCACGGTCGGCAACTATGGCTGGGTGGTGGAAGGGAAGGCGGCGCCGGTGCTGCGCGGCAAGATCATCCGCAACCCCGACGCCCGCGGCGTGGCCCCGGACACCTCCTCCAACTACGACTTCGGGCCGGCGCAACCGACGCGCATCATTGGCGGCAACTTCAACCTGCGCACCTGGCGCAACATCACCATCTCGGCGCGCGGCGAGTACCAGGCCGGCCACTACATCAACGAGGATGCGTCGTACCAGGCGCTGTCGCGTTCGGTGCTCTGGCCCACCTGCTTCGATGCCTACAAGAACATTGCGGGCGGCAAGCCGATCACGGTGCGCGAGACGCTCACCTGCATCCCGGCCAACGTCCGCCAGGACATGTTCATCTTCAAGGCCGACTTCTTCAAGGTGCGCGACATCACCGTCACCGTGCCGCTGGGCAAGCTGGTCCCCGGGACCGCGAGCAGCTCGCTCGTCTTCTCCGGCCAGAACATCTTCCGCAAGAACTACGGCATGCCGCTGTTTGACCCCGAGATGTCGGGGAACGACGGCTTCAACGCCACGGTGCGCTACATCTCGGAGCACATCCCGGCACCGGCCGTGTTCCTGACCTCCCTCCGCATGTCGTTCTAG
- a CDS encoding RagB/SusD family nutrient uptake outer membrane protein has translation MTLMTNSSTITRAAAVAALAATLSGCTLDAVNPGPIQADQLNNVGALASLVNGAGRDLAEALNWTSYTGGAVARELHPAGSTDSFGISVRAQSGNLADDDGDTWWNYAQRSRWTAEDAVARAKAVLGAAAANNAQHAQALVWAGYSNRHLGENFCEAVINGGAPQNYTVYFDRAEAAFTEAITVATAAGNTTLAQAATAGRASVRLDKGNLAGAATDAAVITNNAFTYKMPYYQTELDQYNRIYWAGANQPYRAHTVWNTPNDAYRKATRDPRVPFDSSLTVLVGDAAVGNLGRVRWYFQTKYPDRVAGINLSSGWEMRLIEAEAKLVGGDFAAAMTIINARRLALNLAPRTAANATEAWAALKRERGIELWLEGRRLGDLRRWAALNRPGALEPLEELPGRSLCFATPLSEKQTNPNY, from the coding sequence ATGACACTCATGACGAATTCCTCGACCATCACTCGCGCTGCCGCCGTCGCCGCCCTGGCCGCGACGCTCTCCGGGTGCACGCTCGACGCGGTGAACCCCGGCCCCATCCAGGCCGACCAGCTCAACAACGTCGGTGCCCTCGCCTCGCTGGTGAACGGCGCGGGGCGCGACCTGGCCGAAGCGCTCAACTGGACGTCGTACACGGGGGGCGCCGTTGCCCGTGAGCTGCATCCCGCCGGCTCCACCGATTCGTTCGGGATCTCCGTCCGCGCACAGTCGGGCAACCTGGCCGACGACGACGGCGACACATGGTGGAACTACGCCCAGCGCTCGCGCTGGACGGCCGAAGACGCCGTGGCGCGCGCCAAGGCGGTGCTGGGCGCCGCTGCGGCAAACAATGCGCAGCATGCCCAGGCCCTGGTCTGGGCCGGGTATTCCAACCGCCACCTGGGGGAGAACTTCTGCGAGGCCGTGATCAACGGCGGCGCCCCCCAGAACTACACGGTCTACTTCGATCGCGCCGAGGCGGCCTTCACCGAGGCCATCACGGTGGCCACCGCGGCCGGCAACACCACGCTGGCGCAGGCGGCAACCGCGGGACGCGCGTCGGTGCGCCTGGACAAGGGGAACCTTGCCGGCGCCGCCACCGATGCCGCGGTCATCACCAACAACGCCTTCACCTACAAGATGCCGTACTACCAGACCGAACTGGATCAGTACAATCGCATCTACTGGGCGGGCGCCAACCAGCCCTATCGCGCGCACACCGTCTGGAACACCCCTAACGATGCCTATCGCAAGGCAACGCGTGATCCGCGCGTCCCGTTCGACTCGAGCCTCACCGTGCTCGTGGGCGACGCCGCGGTCGGCAACCTGGGGCGCGTGCGCTGGTACTTCCAGACCAAGTACCCCGATCGCGTGGCGGGCATCAACCTCTCGTCGGGTTGGGAAATGCGCCTCATCGAAGCCGAAGCCAAGCTCGTGGGCGGCGACTTCGCGGCGGCGATGACGATCATCAACGCGCGACGCCTGGCGCTCAACCTCGCGCCTCGAACGGCGGCCAACGCCACCGAGGCCTGGGCAGCGCTCAAGCGCGAGCGGGGGATCGAACTCTGGCTGGAAGGGCGCCGGCTGGGCGACCTGCGCCGCTGGGCCGCCCTGAATCGTCCGGGGGCGCTCGAACCGCTCGAGGAGCTCCCCGGGCGCAGCCTCTGCTTTGCCACACCGCTCTCCGAAAAGCAGACGAACCCGAACTACTGA